The genome window CTCCCATTCGTATTTTTTCCTTTGGGGCCCCAGGTCCTTATAATAAAATGCGATAGCCACACCTGCAATGGCACCGAACAGATGTCCTTCCCAGGATACTCCTTCCCTTATGGGCAACAAACCCCAGATCATCCCGCCATACAGGAATGCCACCAGCAGGGAAAAGGCCATTAAACGGACGTGTTTGCGGATGATGCCGCTGAAAAAAAGAAAAGAAGCCAGACCGTAAATCAGTCCGCTCGCACCGATGTGATATGCTTCTCTTCCCCCGAACCAGAGCATGATGCCGGAAAGAAAGTAGATAATAAAGAATACTTTAAAGGCTATAGAATCGTAAAAGTAAAATAAACCCGTTCCGAGAATAAGGATAGGAAAGGTATTTGTCATAAGATGCCCGAGATCACCGTGG of Bacteroidales bacterium contains these proteins:
- a CDS encoding rhomboid family intramembrane serine protease; the encoded protein is MNEEELEKKKFFYSLIFPGSFVILMWLIKLSEIVLDESFANLGVYPMQTEGLTGIITGPLIHGDLGHLMTNTFPILILGTGLFYFYDSIAFKVFFIIYFLSGIMLWFGGREAYHIGASGLIYGLASFLFFSGIIRKHVRLMAFSLLVAFLYGGMIWGLLPIREGVSWEGHLFGAIAGVAIAFYYKDLGPQRKKYEWEIEEEMEEMNMDYYDWQIEQYLKEKERKGKYRRKK